From a single Streptomyces liliifuscus genomic region:
- the drmC gene encoding DISARM system phospholipase D-like protein DrmC: MDEATAARRLGQLLTGTEAKDIADRLADGDTLTTALKVIAVGHRAECRGLLELLGTDAATRTAAETRRILALRAIEGARALPTALTPLWTMPGHLAQSGPLTSSVPQLVDSARRSITCSTFNFQRTSGLWTSLRRTAQRGDLAVRVYLDAKAADGNGQRAWGPSSTDVAEQLSPAEIWRTKTFDGKYVRNHAKFLIIDHHLLLVTSANFSWSAENANVEFGVLVDNPNLAEAVERELFETQETLYERVVAT; the protein is encoded by the coding sequence ATGGATGAAGCCACCGCAGCCAGACGCCTCGGTCAACTCCTCACCGGCACCGAGGCCAAGGACATAGCCGACCGACTCGCCGACGGCGACACCCTGACCACCGCCCTCAAAGTGATCGCCGTCGGCCACCGTGCCGAATGCCGCGGCCTGCTGGAGCTTCTCGGCACCGACGCCGCCACCCGCACCGCCGCCGAGACCCGGCGCATCCTGGCCCTGCGCGCGATCGAGGGCGCCCGGGCCTTGCCCACCGCCCTCACTCCGCTGTGGACCATGCCCGGCCATCTCGCCCAGAGCGGCCCCCTGACCTCTTCCGTACCTCAACTCGTGGACAGCGCCCGCCGCAGTATCACCTGCTCCACCTTCAACTTCCAGCGCACCTCCGGGCTCTGGACGTCACTGCGGAGGACCGCGCAACGCGGAGATCTCGCCGTACGCGTCTACCTGGACGCCAAGGCGGCCGACGGCAACGGCCAGCGGGCATGGGGTCCGTCGAGTACCGATGTCGCCGAGCAGTTGAGCCCGGCCGAAATCTGGCGGACCAAGACCTTCGACGGAAAGTACGTCCGAAACCACGCCAAGTTCCTCATCATCGACCACCACCTGCTGCTGGTAACCAGCGCCAACTTCTCCTGGAGCGCAGAGAACGCCAACGTCGAATTCGGCGTCCTCGTAGACAATCCGAACCTCGCCGAAGCAGTGGAGCGCGAACTCTTCGAGACCCAGGAGACGCTGTACGAGCGCGTCGTAGCGACGTAG
- a CDS encoding ImmA/IrrE family metallo-endopeptidase: MPSTSDRVRNLMEQSGLNLDAFAERADLEAPQLAESLSGASPFSVVDLACIAEAFDVSMDFLLTGAESPLSVAARTTTGEAAQALEAAREYTSRRTDLGTLGYPQPWRPVAETAPAVGSYTARAESLAQAALGETARHSRSISEGDLAELIEDVFGVDVAVVQLGDGFDGLTATTDDAKLILLAATSNPARQRFTLAHELGHLLAGDNQDVHLDRDIFAPAQRRDPSEQCANAFASAFLMPEDTLRRGIKATGLTPEGFASLACELMVSPSSLAYRMLHLRMIDSGMCDGFKRMTAVEAAELAGRGEEFDRRARLSQQSRLPGPLARDTLAAYKAGKSTLRPYATLLGVDVDELRNRIETEQGNGGAA; the protein is encoded by the coding sequence ATGCCCAGCACTTCCGACCGTGTTCGAAACCTGATGGAGCAATCAGGTCTGAACCTCGACGCCTTCGCCGAGCGAGCAGACCTGGAGGCCCCGCAACTCGCCGAGTCACTCAGTGGCGCGAGCCCCTTCTCCGTAGTCGACCTCGCATGCATCGCCGAGGCATTCGACGTCTCGATGGACTTCCTGCTCACCGGGGCCGAATCCCCGCTCTCTGTCGCGGCGAGGACCACCACGGGCGAGGCCGCACAGGCCCTGGAGGCAGCACGGGAGTACACGTCCCGGCGCACCGATCTGGGCACGCTCGGCTACCCACAGCCCTGGCGGCCCGTCGCCGAAACAGCTCCCGCAGTCGGCAGCTACACGGCAAGGGCAGAGAGCCTGGCGCAAGCAGCCCTTGGGGAGACCGCGCGCCACAGCCGCTCGATCTCCGAGGGCGATCTGGCGGAACTGATCGAGGACGTCTTCGGTGTCGATGTAGCCGTCGTCCAGCTCGGCGACGGCTTCGACGGCCTCACGGCAACCACCGACGACGCCAAGCTCATCCTCCTGGCCGCTACGTCCAACCCCGCACGTCAGCGCTTCACCCTCGCCCATGAGCTCGGCCACCTCCTCGCCGGCGACAACCAGGATGTCCACCTCGACCGGGACATCTTCGCGCCCGCTCAGCGGCGGGATCCGAGCGAGCAGTGCGCGAACGCCTTCGCATCCGCCTTCCTCATGCCCGAGGACACCCTTCGAAGAGGCATCAAGGCCACTGGCCTGACCCCCGAAGGCTTCGCCTCCCTGGCCTGCGAACTGATGGTCAGCCCCAGCAGCCTGGCGTACCGGATGCTCCACTTGCGAATGATCGACTCCGGCATGTGCGATGGCTTCAAGCGGATGACGGCCGTCGAGGCCGCGGAACTCGCCGGTCGCGGCGAGGAGTTCGACAGGCGCGCAAGGCTCTCGCAGCAGTCCCGGCTACCCGGGCCGCTCGCACGCGACACACTCGCTGCCTACAAGGCCGGCAAGTCCACCCTGCGCCCCTACGCCACATTGCTCGGCGTCGATGTGGATGAGCTCAGGAACAGGATCGAGACGGAGCAGGGCAACGGCGGTGCCGCATGA